From the genome of Candidatus Methylacidiphilales bacterium, one region includes:
- a CDS encoding roadblock/LC7 domain-containing protein translates to MPGIGMLSVEDQMAIEGHLKDFLNKAEAQWAALVDRGGNLFAEYGKIGALDVSILSALAAGSFAATRELAKRLGEDEFTALYHEGASISILMTSLHFDCLLLTVFGEKTNIGLVRFYTQQAAATLNVALKTASDAAAHIEPLQVDSEFSGEQSIIR, encoded by the coding sequence ATGCCCGGTATAGGAATGCTGTCAGTCGAAGATCAAATGGCCATTGAGGGCCATTTGAAGGATTTTTTAAACAAGGCCGAGGCGCAGTGGGCCGCCCTCGTGGACCGCGGGGGCAACCTTTTCGCCGAGTACGGCAAGATTGGCGCCCTGGATGTCAGCATCTTGAGCGCATTGGCCGCGGGTTCTTTTGCGGCCACCCGCGAATTGGCCAAACGGCTCGGGGAAGATGAGTTCACCGCCTTGTATCACGAAGGGGCGTCCATCAGCATCCTCATGACGTCCCTGCATTTTGACTGCCTGCTGCTGACGGTTTTTGGCGAAAAAACAAACATTGGGCTGGTGCGTTTTTACACCCAACAGGCTGCCGCCACGCTTAATGTCGCCCTGAAGACCGCCAGTGATGCTGCGGCCCATATTGAGCCGTTGCAGGTGGATTCAGAGTTCTCGGGCGAGCAGTCCATCATCCGATAG
- the clpS gene encoding ATP-dependent Clp protease adapter ClpS, which translates to MQVESEIVYMSRGKPALSGVEAPETRKAAKSELQEAFEKGWLVIVWNDPVNLMSYVVHVFRKVLGFTAETARRHMLEVHHQGKSCVARETREKAELYCRQLQQYGLKAGIRKDA; encoded by the coding sequence ATGCAAGTGGAATCTGAAATCGTTTACATGTCGCGCGGGAAACCGGCATTGTCCGGGGTCGAAGCCCCTGAAACCCGAAAGGCCGCAAAATCCGAGCTTCAGGAAGCCTTTGAAAAGGGGTGGCTGGTGATTGTCTGGAACGATCCGGTCAACCTGATGAGCTATGTGGTCCATGTGTTTCGAAAAGTACTCGGCTTTACCGCCGAAACCGCGCGCCGCCACATGCTGGAAGTCCATCATCAGGGCAAGAGTTGTGTCGCGCGCGAGACGCGTGAAAAGGCCGAGTTGTATTGCCGCCAGCTCCAGCAATACGGTTTGAAGGCCGGCATACGGAAAGACGCCTGA
- a CDS encoding GTPase domain-containing protein, with protein sequence MAFINYSKREIQLKIVYYGCALCGKTTNLVNLHGGIQSTQKGELVSLATDADRTLFFDFLSLNTQTLPGFDTRFQLYTVPGQPVYNTTRQLVLKGVDGIVFVVDSHWDKMEENVESFANLQENLIENHLSLAQIPYVLQYNKRDLENPAPQHYLEYTFNNRANRVLCFEASAKNGQGVLETLNGVARLLLSKYSKSAGSAKPQTAS encoded by the coding sequence ATGGCTTTCATCAACTACTCAAAACGCGAAATTCAACTGAAGATCGTCTATTATGGCTGCGCCCTGTGCGGCAAGACGACGAATCTGGTGAATTTGCACGGCGGTATCCAGAGCACGCAAAAGGGCGAACTGGTTTCGCTGGCGACGGATGCGGATCGCACTCTGTTTTTCGACTTCCTGAGCTTGAATACGCAAACCTTGCCCGGTTTCGACACCCGGTTCCAGCTTTACACCGTGCCCGGCCAGCCCGTTTACAACACCACGCGCCAGTTGGTCTTGAAGGGCGTTGACGGGATTGTCTTTGTGGTGGATTCTCACTGGGACAAGATGGAGGAGAATGTGGAGTCTTTCGCCAATCTTCAGGAAAATCTGATCGAAAATCATCTCAGCCTTGCGCAGATTCCCTATGTGCTCCAATACAACAAGCGGGATCTTGAAAACCCGGCCCCGCAACACTATCTGGAATATACGTTTAACAACCGCGCCAACCGGGTACTGTGCTTTGAGGCATCGGCCAAGAACGGTCAGGGTGTATTGGAGACTTTGAACGGAGTGGCGCGCCTGTTGTTGTCGAAATACTCCAAATCGGCAGGATCCGCCAAGCCGCAAACCGCATCGTGA